In Oryza sativa Japonica Group chromosome 3, ASM3414082v1, one DNA window encodes the following:
- the LOC136355661 gene encoding uncharacterized protein, whose translation MTRFFNKQKEAQKWQGPICPKIRKKLLKIAEQANICYVLPAGKGVFQVEERGTKYIVDVVTKHCDCRRWDLTGIPCCHAIACIREDHLSEEDFLPHCYSINAFKAVYAENIIPCNDKANWEKMNGPQILPPVYEKKVGRPKKSRRKQPQEVQGRNGPKLTKHGVTIHCSYCHEANHNKKGCELRKKGIRPKNKIRRNVVEATEEPSVMPQELMGPQAGGSSLLAEVNDNMLDHMLQEASQPSQLTQEHGPLPDCAFIQENQPTARPVVLTTSTKEGRSKMTKPKKNAAGTSKKKKATDGLSDGAAAKKKKKA comes from the exons ATGACAAGGTTCTTCAACAAACAAAAAGAAGCACAAAAATGGCAGGGCCCAATTTGTCCCAAGATTAGGAAGAAATTGCTAAAGATTGCTGAGCAGGCTAACATTTGCTATGTGTTGCCTGCTGGAAAGGGTGTTTTCCAAGTAGAAGAGAGAGGGACCAAATACATTGTAGATGTTGTGACCAAGCACTGTGATTGTAGGAGATGGGACCTAACTGGCATCCCTTGTTGCCATGCAATAGCATGCATTAGAGAAGACCATCTGTCTGAAGAAGATTTTCTTCCACACTGCTACTCTATCAATGCATTCAAGGCAGTGTATGCAGAGAATATCATTCCTTGCAATGATAAAGCCAATTGGGAGAAAATGAATGGACCCCAAATATTGCCACCTGTGTATGAGAAGAAGGTTGGCCGGCCAAAGAAAAGCAGAAGGAAGCAACCACAGGAAGTGCAAGGTAGAAATGGTCCCAAGCTTACCAAACATGGAGTAACTATTCACTGCAGCTATTGTCATGAAGCTAACCACAACAAAAAAGGGTGTGAGCTGAGGAAGAAAGGAATAAGGCctaagaacaagataagaagAAATGTAGTTGAAGCCACAGAAGAGCCTTCAGTCATGCCTCAG GAATTAATGGGACCACAAGCAGGTGGCTCATCACTATTAGCTGAGGTGAATGACAATATGTTGGATCATATGCTGCAGGAG GCATCACAGCCCAGTCAACTAACTCAGGAACATGGTCCACTACCTGACTGTGCTTTCATTCAAGAAAACCAGCCAACAGCTAGACCAGTGGTATTAACCACTTCAACAAAAGAGGGAAGATCAAAGATGACCAAGCCTAAGAAGAATGCAGCTGGCActtcaaagaaaaagaaggcaACAGATGGCTTGAGTGATGGTGCTGctgcaaagaagaagaagaaggcttGA